The nucleotide window TGCTCATAATTCCAGAGCCACCGTTGTTCTTCACCTTTTTCTCTTCCACTTCACTTTCTCCTtccaccttcttcttcttcttcttcgaggATTCTCCATCGCTATCTGTATTATTCTCATTCTCCTCTTCCTCTGGACGCTCCTCTGTAGCAATATCCCGAGATCTTTTTTTGTCGCTCTTCTTAttattcttcttcatcttcttctctgtttcGTTCATAGGCGAGGCTTGAAGGGTGTCTTCTGTTTCTGCCATTATCAGATTTTGCACCACCTCAACCTCAATCGCTAATTCAGTATTTTCTTCAATCTTCTGCCCCTCGTTAAACCCTAGTTTAGCACGCTTCGTGTGCACGTGCGGGGTGTGGGTGTTCAAATGGAAATGGACGGGGTCAATAGTAGAAGGATTGGGTCAATGAAGCTTTAATTAGGCCCAATTAAAGTAGGTCAGGCCTTGCCGACTTTGTGAGCCCAATTTTGGTGGATTTAATCCAAACAAGCCTATTGGGCTCAGGTTGCTAATATTGAGCCGACAGTGATTTTTTGCTTCATTCTTATTCtttgtaatataataatatattataatatataaatatagattttttttctatcctTCATATAAGACAAATTTACTGGATAAGGAATATTCTTGATGTGATAAagttaactttttcaaaaccaaaaaacaaagttatacataaaatttaaatgtaagaCTTAGAGTATTTGTAATGGGATTATTTATGTTGGTCCTTAAAAATTATGCAGCTTAAGAATATCATTTGGAGAAAATGAGTTCTTATTACGTTTTTATGGAAGTTGGTCATACAAGCAACTATTTCCAAAGttgcttaaaaattaaaaaacaaatttcccAGTCAAAATGAGAATTTTTGTGCAAGTGGAAAGATAAAATGAGAttcactaaaaataaattaaaaattctagtTGAGTCCTACGTTAGAGTGAagattaatgaatatttttaaattttatgtgacaacaagagacccactaAAAAGAGAGTTAATaacctaaattaatttttaaaaatgctcTTATTTAAAGGAAAATAGAAATGTGAATGAATGGATATCAATAACTATAATATGACATGGATTTGCAGACAAATATACAATATACAATccttaaaaagagaaaataaaaataagtacaaAATTGTGAATGACggatatcaataaaaaaaagtgcattAAAAGCACTCTTCAATCccttatttaagaaatttttaataatcgtaaaatcacaaattatgatgtaataaaaaattattaactattacattaaatagtttaaaagttatatttgctataatttttaatcaattaatagCATAAATCTAGTTAAAAAATAGCATAAATCTTTTTACATtggtacataaaaattaaactgttaaaaaattaaattcttttacccgtagaaattattaaaataaaaattaaaatagtctTTCGTATACACAATTAAGAATTGAAACCCTGAAAGACATGCATAAAAGaccaatttattataatttgttggTAAACGGAAAACAGGGCATCTGGCATGATCTTCTGTGTATGTAAAATCttgtgaaattttattaaactcttggaaattaaaatattattgatgcATGCTTGTTTTCTATTTAAGACCTGTCTGTCTTTTTGGTACATTCTATTTCAGAACTCTTTTGCTTCagaataaaacttaaaaggatggatataaaaaataaaataaacttaaaaggaTAGGTGCAACATATATATCAGAAATTGATAACAGTATTTACACATTTTGTAGTTCTTTAATCATTGACACTCATGACAGGAAGGTGACATCATTCAGGAGAACACTAGAGCAACGTGGGGGAAAACAATATGATGAAGAAATACTTAATACTCTATATTAGACGCACACACAAACTATCATAATCGGATTGCCCTGGTTCATGTCATTACTTGAAAGGCAATAAGCTGAATTTGGTCACAACTTTGATTATACCACtgcaataaaatatgaaaaagaaagaaaaggaaaactaGTCGATTTTGCAAATATTTATATAGTGGTCAAGAACATTGTCGGCTTGGCCCATTACATTTCATTGCTCTTGTTTCTCAGAAGccgaaaggaaaaaagaaaagggtaaCAGCTACCAAACagtgttaggcaatgaagcccCACAAGAAATACTAATTGATGGATGTTCAAATAATTcctgaccaaaaaaaaaatattcatgtagTTCATCATTGTTCAATGGATCAAAATATCCCACTAAATAGTCAGgttgtttgatagaaaaaaaagtcACTTGCAAAAGCATTGGGGGACTTATAATTGCATCGTCTGCATTATAATTTTTGTGGGGGGCATGATTATTTATTACTATGtattatatgattaaaatattagcaagttttttcttaatattttttttaaattattaaaatcaacTCTAAGAtgacatatttttaataaataattatcaacAATGCTTAAAATCAGTTTAAGTAatgatatcaacaaaatcatattttttaaaaaacagtgAATTATATGTATTGCTTGACTATTACTTCTTcaaatcatatttttcaatGACACCTTCAAATCATGTTAGGTGAAATATTCTTATAAGTTTATGAtattgtgtttgtgtgtgagagagagggCAAGGGGGGTTGGAAGTGAGAAAAGAATACTAGTATAATGACTTTTCTTCTTTAGGCGATAAGGTTTTTGGCTTTTTGAAAGAACAAATTTGAAACAATTAtggtttttgttaaaatttatccaCAGAGGAGCAGGTGCAAAAGAAAGGACGGACTAAAGTTACTAATAAGATTTATGTGTTGATTCATTGTCTTGTGCAAAGAAGGTAACAAGAATAAAAACCTTTCATCGGAATTAGGTGAGAGAGTAGCTAAATTAGACACCACATGTTAACaatgattaatataatattagtgtacaaaaatttatgttatgttGATCACACAGTCTACTCGTCTAATGGATAACTGAAGTTAAAcgcaaacttaaaaaaaaatgagaacaaTATTAGAATTGCTTTTAAAACTTaagtttctaaaataatttttatttaaacataTGTTTACAATTTCTAATCCAAACATAAACTAACTGAGCAAGATCCAAGAGTTCTATTTCTATACTCCAAGACTTCACCTATTTTCTGTCTTGTCTGGGTAATTCATCTATTCCTCTTGTAACCCACCTTAGTTACGCATTATACTTCACAAGTCCTCTGTTATTTACTTCATTTTcctaacaaaataaatgaaaacaaacCTATCTTAGCAGCATGTGTGACAGAGTAATTACAcctaataaaatgatataaagcaGCAAAATTAGCTTGATGATAAAGAGTGTAGAGAAAAAATGAATAGATTGTGGATTCAAATtattcaactaaaaaaattaacaaataaatatttttttaaaaaaatacatttctaaattctaattgtAACATTTATGGCTTTTGGAATTGGATATTAAATTGGTCATTAATGACTTTGGTAGGATTCTCGTGCCTTAGGAAAATTCGAAAGAGGGACCACACCCAACTCCAGATGTAACCTTTTGAGCGCTGACACTCGACCGTTACGTAGATACATTCATAGCATCATTCAAATCCCATACTTCTAACCACCCTCCCTTTTTTACTGTTTCCACTCCCAACATCCCAAAAAGTCAACCAACTCAAGGAGTGCAATTAGCAGAAATCGGAGTTCCCCATTCCCAATATCACTCCGCAGTCGTCCATTTCCCTCCCAAATCAACGCCTCAGATTCACCCAAAATCAAATTCTAAATAACACACTCTCACACTACTCAACActgttccttcttcttcttcgtcttcttcttcttcttcttcttccagcTTCCACTCCACCtcgtaaagttttttttttcctttcacttcGTGAATCCGAAACATTCTGAGCACGCATGTGTAActagcaacaacaaaaaaaaataaaatccgaGAATGCCGGTTTCAACGCGGTCTCAGATCAGCGTCAGCAACAACAACGGCGAAAGCGAACCGAATCCATCATCGGCAGCGACAAGGCTGAGAAACCCACACCATGGGCTGAAGGAGAAGCTGAAGACACTCACTCTCTTATACGAGCAGCAGAAGCAAGCCTCTGCATCTCTCAGAAATGCGTCTTTCACTTTCAGGCCTCCTCCTCCAGAGAAGGCCGTGATGCGAGAGAACACAATGCCTAACACCACAATAACCAGAACCTTCGTCTTACCCCAGCCCCCCTCAAACGACAATGACGATGCAAAGGAAAACGTAATCATGGGAGCAGATCGAATTGTGGCGTTCTCGTGTCCGAGAAAGACAATGAAAGCAAATAATAATGTTTTGGCTTCGCAGTCTGCCAGCGTGGCACGGAAACTGTCGATGGGGCCGGTGAGAGTGGAGGCGGTTTCGGAGAAGCATGGGAAATTAGGGAGCAGGATTCTGGTGTTTGTGAGGGTGAGACCTATGAATAAGAAGGAAAAGGAAGCGGCTTCACGGTGCTGCGTCAGAGTCGTTAATCGCCGTGACGTTTATCTAACGGAGTTTGCTATTGAAAATGATTACCTCAGACTCAATAGGCTCCGCGGACGCCACTTTACCTTCGACGCTGCATTTCCAGACTCCGCTTCTCAGCAGGAAGTTTATTCCACCTCGTCAGTTCCTCACAATTCACAATTCTTCATGTTTTGCTTTTCTtcatgctgatttttttttttttttttttgcagcgtGATATAGAAACTGAATTGCATAGGTTCATTTTCACTTGTCGAAGAATTTCGGTTCATCTTACTTTCATAGGATCTGTTAATAAATTTCTCTGTAGACActttaagaaaagaaagtatAAACAGATAATGAAGTAAAATTTTTCataagctaaatttagcttatTAGCTACTTAAAAATCAGTTTTTGAAAGTAGCTAATGTGAGAAAACTTCTacaaattagcttatgcataagttagttttagcctttagagaaatttatttcatttcttcttctttttttccctgTAACAGCCTTAATTTCTCATACAATAAGTATTTAAGGAGAAGTTTATCTAACAAGTTCATATTATCATGTGATGTGTAGGTAAAACATTgttgacaagggtgtttagACAATTTCATGCTTAATAATGATATTCAGCTTTAGTGAACATTGAGTTTGATTTTTCAGGACTTCAGAGCTTGTGGAAGCGGTTTTGCAAGGGAGGAATGGTTCAGTTTTCTGTTATGGTGCAACAGGAGCTGGGAAGACTTACACAATGCTTGGGACGGTGGAGAATCCTGGGGTTATGGTTTTGGCGATTAAGGATCTTTTCAGTAAAATTAAGCAGAGGAGTTGTGATGGAAACCATGTGGTTCATTTGTCCTATCTTGAGGTTTATAATGAAACTGTTAGGGATTTGCTTtcacctggaaggcctctcgtTCTTAGAGAAGATAAACAGGTCCCCTTTCTAAGTTCTCCAAGTTTGGCTGTTGATGTGTTGAATTCATTACTTTTGAAAGAATGTAGATGGTTCATGTTATTGCTTATGTAAATCTGTTTACAGTTTGGTCTACTAATGTGTGATAAACTTTTGATAGGGAATAGCATTGAATGGTCATGTTTGCCTTGGATTTGAATTTCTAGTGCAAAGATATCTGATGATACTTTGCTGAATTGTGTTGTAGGGGATTGTGGCTGCAGGACTTACACAATATAGAGCTTATTCAACGGATGAAGTAATGTTCTTATCTATTCTTTTGAGAAGAATATAACTTTAGACAGCTGTTTCAAGCTTGAATTGACCCTTTGTTTGGcatttttaacttttctttttttctttgttgcttCAGGTGATGGCATTGCTTCAACAAGGAAATCAGAACCGAACTACAGAACCAACCCGTGCAAATGAAACATCTTCGCGTTCCCATGCAATTTTGCAGGTAACCGTCAAGGTTTTTGATGAAAGTGAATGATCCATCTAACGTTTGGTAAAACTTAGGTGCACTGCTCAAGTACCTTTGGtactaattcaaattaaaattgaagttttacCTTGATCATATGTGCATTTGAGGTTTGTGAGTCGCTTATGTGAAACTCTAACTTTATTTAGAGAATGGCACTAATAGCACATGGTATTGCTTTAAGTTTTATCGTTTATGTTGTGACTGGCATGTTATTCTTACTAACCCAATGCACCTTATTTTGTTAGGTTGTGGTAGAATACCGAGTTAGAGATGCTGCAATGAATATTATTAACCGAGTGGGTAAGCTCTCATTAATTGATCTTGCAGGGTCAGAGAGAGCTCTTGCTACGGATCAAAGAACACTTAGATCTCTTGAGGGGGCCAATATAAACCGATCTCTTCTTGCACTAAGCAGCTGTATTAATGCTCTGGTAGAAGGCAAGAAACACATACCATACCGAAACTCAAAACTCACTCAACTTCTCAAGGATTCACTAGGAGGAACTTGTAACACTGTTATGATTGCAAACATAAGCCCAAGTAACCTCTCATTTGGTGAAACTCAGAACACAGTTCATTGGGCTGATAGAGCCAAGGAGATTCGGGCAAAGGTTGAATCCTCACACCATTTCAAGCTAGTGATTCTCCAAATGTTATGTTGATACATAAACCTTAAAACCTGACATTTTTTGTGATGAAGTTGAATAATGTCATCTGTTATATTTGTGCACACAGGTAAGCGATGCAAATGAGGATCAATTGCCAGTACCTGAGATAGAAACTGACCAGGCAAAGCTTGTACTTGAGCTGCAAAAAGAGAATCGTGAATTAAGAATACAACTAGCACAACATCAACAGAAGTTGTTGACTCTCCAAGCACAATCCTTAGCTTCCCAATCCTCCCCAACACCACCACCTTCAGCTGGACCTCTTTCCACTCCTCCAACGTCTGCCCAACCAATTGAAAAACGAAGGACTAGATCCTCTTTCTTGGCTGGAACTTGTTTCACTCCAGAAGCCAAGAAAAAGGGAGCTGAACTAGCCATCAAGACACTTCAACAGACGGTGAAAACACTAGAGGCAGAgatagagaaaatgaagaagaatcaTAGCTTGCAGCTAAAGCAAAAAGATGATCTTATTCACGAGCTTTCGCAAAAGGGTGGAAAACAGGCATTAACAACTGGAGAACTGGGGAAGGGAGTGGTGACCAGGTCTAGCCTACGGCCAAAGGAACCAAACAATAGTGAGATGAAGAGTCCAAGCCAACGTTTTAGATCACCAGCCCCAACTGCCAAGAAACGAAGCTTTTGGGACATAACCACAACTAATAGTCCATCAGTTACTACATTAAATGGTAGAAAAACTAGAAGTCATGTTCTTGCTGAACCTGCTGCACCTCCTCCATCGATGCTTCTTCAGGTACAGTGATCCTTCCCTCTTTATTCCTTTATTTATTCACCTGCATATGTATCCACTGTCCTCTTCTGTAACTGTGGCAGATGACTTTGTTAGAATTAATTGGATTAATACTAGGATTTAGAACACCAAGAAAATTACAATAAACCTCATACCTCTTGAAATTATCTTTCCAAGAATGTGATTTAATCGACTACACAAGTGTTAACATTTGTATATGTCATGAGTAAGATTTTCTACTCCTACTCCTCTACACACTTGACGGTAGAAGTACACAATCAGAGTGTTATTAGCAGAGAAGGATCCTGACATTAAATTGTAACAGTAATCCTAGTTTCTACCCTTCATGTGTGCACTAGGTCCTTATACCATATCATCTATTAAATACACTTACCAATTGGTTTTGAACGTAACCAACTCATTTTTACACaagaaattcactaatcaatATATTAGTCCAAATTAACCCAGAAAACTCTAACAAACTTATCCATGTTTCTTGTTTGTTTCAGCCTGGTTTTGCTCGTCAAAAACCCAATATTTAAGTGATTTTTATGAAGCAGTGAAAAGGAAGTTGCCAGAGCACAGTGAAGTACAGTATTATATAGAGAAACCTCCTTTGTGgccatctttttatttattcgaAGGATGATTGTGTGTAGTCAGCTGCAGACTCGAGTATCTTTTACATGCTTTTTCATTCTCTACCTTACTCCCCCACACCATATTCATCATTGCAGGCTATTAAAGCTTATGGAGAAAACTCCAAAATCTTTTATCATGTTTGTACATTCATTGTTTTTTCAACCTAGATACACCTATATTCTTGTACGAATTTGTCTATGGGCTGGTGATGcttcttaaattaatttcctGTTAGGCTTGATGTTTCCAAGTTCTTCTGTCTTGGATTTTTTGGCCGACTCTTGTGAAGGCATATTGACATCTCACATCGGTAGGGTGTATGTTTAAAGTATCCTTGTAATGATTTGGGCAATCATATCCTCTTCAACTAGTTTTTTAAGTTGAATGTGGACAAAATTTGTTCTCAATTGTACTATTTACATGTGTGAAATAAGAAAATTCGTTAtattggaaaagaaaaacaaatagttAGTTTCTAGACAGGAACTTGTATGATGATTCAAAACTTGAGGCTTGTCATACCTCACATTGTCCTTAAGAACTTATTCACATGTTGTAACTTTTCAACATATAGCAGGTTTTTCATATGATAGGACAAATTTAAGAATTTACAAGTGTTCGCATTGCCCAGTCTCATGCATGTAGGTTCATATTTCtattaaattgtttaaatatttaaacaaaaggTTGATATGTAAACACTTAAAGTATGCAAAACCAAGTAACGTGGACTTTTTGTACTATGGTTATACacgacaataattttataaaatgattatgATTCTAGTGTCGGATATTTTCGGCTCCTCTAATTAACCAACATTAACATTATTTGGTTACATGATGAAGACTTAAACATCTAATCATCTTTCAAAATAATGTATGATCAAAAAACGGAAGTTAGATAAAACCAACGTGCATTTATGGCGGATATATCCTACAAATTCAGTAGCGATTAGGTTGGTGATTGTTAAAGGCAATTAGTTAGGAAAAGACAATATAATAGATATTATATTAGATAAGTTAGCTTAACATTTATAATCCAAAAAGGAGGGCGTGGGGTGCAAATGGTACACTTACTAAAGATATATAAGGATTtacaaattttgtaataaaaatgatatgttACTATGATATGcaataaaaattgttatttttaatattatttcttaattttaattttaaatttaatttgatttaaattttgaacttgatatattatattaaatagaaTAGATTTTTAGATAAACTTAATTgtaatattattgtaattttaatcaatcttaatttaaaattgttttatcaattttgaattttgacatGTCATGTCAATAAAAATGGTGATTTaggtttaataatttatttataaattttctcctcaattttgaaaatattatctttaatttagtCTTATTTAATAggatagaaaattttattattaatattgaaaacatatactttttttaatttttatccataaattttatttaaatttaaaaattaaaaatacgcGTGTAATGTGCGGCAAATTTACTAGTTAATCACAACTTCTAGATATCTAGAGATGTCTCACCAAATGAAATTGCTAATTAGGAGATGATTCGGACCACCACATTTAGAGGGTACGTGGCCTCAAGGCAGATTCACACTGGTATAGGGCGTTTAATTATAGAATGGAGACAGCCAGACGGTACCATGATTCCATTCCTTAGCAACTTAGATATAATTTTCTTAGAAAAATAACATAGTTCTCAACAAGTTGAGCAACTCTAGAGATTGTTCCTCGGTCCTAGGTTCTAGCTAGGGGATCTGCTCTTTGGTGTTGAGTTCTCTACTCTATAGTGGTTGAAAGGGAAGTTCCTACAAGGAGACATTCGAAGTTTCAACACCTAAATTAGTAACGATTCTAGGGAGATAGCATATCTACATCTAAATGGGTTGGTTTCTACTATTTATAGGTGTTGAGAGGTGATGAGATCTGAAGAGAAATGTTGGAATATAAGTATGAGACAAGTTGTTTATGTCCCATTGGTAAATATCTCTTTGGTGTTTATCCTCCTTTGATTGCACAATAATTGATATCAGGCGATAATTCAACTTGATAACTAACACAAATGAGTAAGATGATGGTAATGAAATGATGGACATGTGGATCTCTTGTATCAAAAGTTTTCTTGACAATTGAATCCATGCATGGAGGCAGGCAACGGGTTCCGTAAGCACTGCGACGATGAAAGATACTAGAGCATGTTAGGCAATAATGGTTAGACGAGTCGAGGTAGCCATGATTAAAGTTTTAATGACCATCATGAAATATtcataaatgaaaataactttCGTTCAAGAAAGAGACTATTATGTGGAAGACAttcatatttgaaaaaaaaattgttaaaatacaAGTGAGGTAAAACTCCACATTAGGTAAGAAGGAAAAAGTTAAATAccatataaatgataataagacTCATAATCTTGAGTTTTAGGTTAAAATATGTTGTCAAATTCATCTAAATAACTTACTCATGACccattattttagtaaaaatatatttatcccTTAGATTTTCCAATAAGAACTAAACCTGGTAGGAGAAAAGTCTCTCCTGCCTGATCAAAAGAAAACACACACATCATATCAATCTGAAGTGATTCTTCAATTATAATTAGTGTATTTGACATGCAGCCCCCACTTTCGTACCCACGGTGGATATCACATACTTTCATTCATTCGTctgtttttattgaaataaattagtTAGCCATTAAGCTCATAATTGGTTCACAGGTACGGACTACGTATCTCTACAATTACAAATGTAAAAGGCCAAACAAGTTGGATTTTGTAATGACCTATGGTCATGTACCACAGACAACCTTAATGCATTATTCCAATTTCTagtactatttttcttttctcagtGGTGGGTTGAGGGAGGTTTTGGTGCACTATTTGAGCAATAATGATGTAAATCAGTGGTTCAACTTTATGTGAAGCCACTATCTTTTACATCTTTGGAAAAATGATGACTAGAtgattaaaaaaaccaaaaggaCTTTGGTTTCGGTGAAAGATAtcttaagaattttattttgtcctAGCTGTAAGCCACATATGTTCTTCATcttcaatctttttttctctcgtaAGTTGCAGGGAAATAGTAGGAATTTTCTAAAGCCTGAAAACTAGGAGGGGAATGGTAAAAGGAAAGATCACTATTATGATCAAATTATCCTGGTAAAGGATTTTCTTTTGGGGATTAAATAAAAGGGTAGTACTTACGGGGAACAGTTCTAGCAAAAGGAACTAGTATCGCAGTGTAATGAATTAAGATTTGAACTCTTATTAGAATAAGTGTTTACATTTAGTGATTTTGGTTTGCATTTAGTGTGTTTTTGGTTTGCTGTTGCAAATCTTCAAACGGAAAAGAAACAAATTGTTGCTTCCTATTTTTGTGCTTTGAAAAGTGGAAACTTCCGTTAGCATCAATGCAAAAGGGTTCCGAAACACATCATCACTGTACAAATGTATCTTGAATATGATGGCCTTCCAAAGAGATGTGTGAGagcccaaaaaaaaaacatcaggGGTAGTGGTCTTAAATGTTGACAGTAGTGGGCTATAGTCTACAGTTTGCTTGCACAAATTACTAAGAATCACAACCTGGTGAGTATGTTTCCGATTTGAATTTGGCCAACAATAGAAAAGCAGTCAACAATAGGAAAAGCAAGTGATCGAGTGTATAAACAAAGGAAAAGTGAGGACAAGATGGGTCTGTTGTCAGATTGTTAGTATCCGaatatgaattttctttttcttttttcttattttgcttTTGATGACTTCTATGATTAGGCATCAACAAAAATTCTTGGGATCACTTCACAAACAAAATTGTGCATAAAAAGCAATCATTGGAACTATCTTATCTTTTAGACCAAAATACTGAAATTGTGTTGTATTAAAAGAACGAGCTGACAAAAGAATCCTAACTAAACAGGGAAAGAAGAGCACAAAGAAACAAATGAAACGGCACTCAAACCAAATAATGATGAAGTTATCATCCAAAAACGGGCACAAAGGGAGAGAGGGGTGAGGAAGTGAGATTCTAGTATGGCAATCTTCCTCTAGACCAAAGCAAACAAAGTATCAAAATTTACAGATCAATAGCATAGAACTGACATAATAGTCTCTAGTAAAAATGTTTAACCATTTAGAGTAACAATAATAGGCGTGAAATCTTAAATTTTACAAGTTCAAGCAGCACTTAAATATGGGGGACTGAATTAATAATCatcaagcaaataagaaaaataaatgagaaaaaagagAGCGTGAGGGAGAACAGTACAAAAAAGGCAACTCATCCAGTGGAATCAAATAAAACAACACGGCGCAAGGAAGTTGCAAAAGCTaataaaaccaaataaaaaagaatgggAAGACAATGATGATTTTGCATTAACCTCCGTCTCATATCCACTGATTATAGGTTTTAGAAAAGGAAACTATACATATACACCTTTCATAACCCACCCAcaccaccatcaccatcacCCTGTAAAGTATTGGTTA belongs to Glycine soja cultivar W05 chromosome 5, ASM419377v2, whole genome shotgun sequence and includes:
- the LOC114411750 gene encoding kinesin-like protein KIN-8A, whose amino-acid sequence is MPVSTRSQISVSNNNGESEPNPSSAATRLRNPHHGLKEKLKTLTLLYEQQKQASASLRNASFTFRPPPPEKAVMRENTMPNTTITRTFVLPQPPSNDNDDAKENVIMGADRIVAFSCPRKTMKANNNVLASQSASVARKLSMGPVRVEAVSEKHGKLGSRILVFVRVRPMNKKEKEAASRCCVRVVNRRDVYLTEFAIENDYLRLNRLRGRHFTFDAAFPDSASQQEVYSTSTSELVEAVLQGRNGSVFCYGATGAGKTYTMLGTVENPGVMVLAIKDLFSKIKQRSCDGNHVVHLSYLEVYNETVRDLLSPGRPLVLREDKQGIVAAGLTQYRAYSTDEVMALLQQGNQNRTTEPTRANETSSRSHAILQVVVEYRVRDAAMNIINRVGKLSLIDLAGSERALATDQRTLRSLEGANINRSLLALSSCINALVEGKKHIPYRNSKLTQLLKDSLGGTCNTVMIANISPSNLSFGETQNTVHWADRAKEIRAKVSDANEDQLPVPEIETDQAKLVLELQKENRELRIQLAQHQQKLLTLQAQSLASQSSPTPPPSAGPLSTPPTSAQPIEKRRTRSSFLAGTCFTPEAKKKGAELAIKTLQQTVKTLEAEIEKMKKNHSLQLKQKDDLIHELSQKGGKQALTTGELGKGVVTRSSLRPKEPNNSEMKSPSQRFRSPAPTAKKRSFWDITTTNSPSVTTLNGRKTRSHVLAEPAAPPPSMLLQPGFARQKPNI